A single Hippocampus zosterae strain Florida chromosome 17, ASM2543408v3, whole genome shotgun sequence DNA region contains:
- the cacna1ha gene encoding voltage-dependent T-type calcium channel subunit alpha-1H isoform X3, with protein sequence MLVILLNCVTLGMFQPCEDVTCLSEWCRILQVLDDCIFAFFAVEMIIKMVALGIFGSNCYLGDKWNQLDFVIVMAGVLEYSLDGQNASFSAIRTVRVLRPLRAINRVPSMRILVTLLLDTLPMLGNVLLLCFFVFFIFGIVGVQLWAGLLRNRCFLGADIRTKYNLSISPYYMSEDGEDSPFICSAPRENGMLRCHDIPAYAEAKTECHLAAPHQSPDVIGAAPTVGGASVNGCVNWNQYYNVCRPGERNPHKGAVNFDNIGYAWIAIFQVITLEGWVDIMYYVMDAHSFYNFIYFILLIIVGSFFMINLCLVVIATQFSETKQRENALMREQRARYMSNDSTLASYSEPGSCYEEMLRYISHLYRKFTRRLQRIYSAWHSKRRKKVNPNGSGAGSNGGGNGHGHGSSRGSGPGSALWLRPIHSLLQHHQHQHCRLPNGGQHASGVASTEHLAGEGGVAGAVELEMKSLPVSQGSRNGNSGGGSQSVVSQGMGSLLRRLNGGMNYPTILPSFVCSYSSKTPPPHSQQGACAPGDQHPPNHSASEHAEKLNKLYQLVGQHSHQSVLYQLAGVVPSPLLLELLSCPLCARSLETLELELGDSEGCKGEGDGPHDFPQGGDLRGGRGRGRRHGPPEYKNGALRAWMKFREKLKRIVESKYFNRGIMIAILVNTLSMGIEYHEQPEELTDVLEISNIVFTSMFVLEMGFMLLAFGLFGYIRNPYNIFDSIIVIISVWEIIGQADGGLSVLRTFRLLRVLKLVRFLPALRRQLVVLMKTMDNVATFCMLLMLFIFTFSILGMHLFGCKFSLQTDDGDTIPDRKNFDTLLWAIVTVFQILTQEDWNVVLYNGMASTSPWAALYFVALMTFGNYVLFNLLVAILVEGFQAEGDANRSESDDEKKSDNFEEDEKVEQLRDTELKMYTLMMTANGHVDPRSSVAPPIIMRTAATPMPTPKSSLGPESYLEDDVMAREGVLRYGEVDAPEAGTARHESRRGSSTSMDALTCDQRSLSHSSPARRSPLLPRGSSSWGSRRSSWNSLGRAPSLKRRDTSGERESLLSGERAEDEDGADDDDADAGGYDNRIQPDPLDLLQASALCPAVAAQYGDCNGGSMTYASNVNTDSKDDSLPEDDIDDDSSLCYVIKKELADLKPRWCKDHEEWTLYLFSPANPFRAWCQSVSSHKLFDHVVLVFIFLNCITIALERPNIQPHSTERIFLGVSNYVFTVIFLAEMAIKVVALGFCFGKQSYLQSSWNVLDGVLVFVSLVDILVSLAYSGGNRILGILRVLRLLRTLRPLRVISRAPGLKLVVETLITSLRPIGNIVLICCAFFIVFGILGVQLFKGKFYHCEGPNTKNITNKSDCLLANYSWIRRKYNFDNLIQALMSLFVLSCKDGWVNIMYDGLDAVGVDQQPVRNHNPWMLLYFISFLLIVSFFVLNMFVGVVVENFHKCRQDQEEEEARLREEKRLKIIEKKRRSKENGGAEAKQRPYYADYSTPRLTIHTLCTSHYLDLFITFIICINVFTMSIEHYNQPLYLEEVLKYCNYVFTFIFVIEALLKLVAFGIHRFFKDRWNQLDIAIVALSIMGIILEELKMSAALPINPTIIRIMRVLRIARVLKLLKMATGMRSLLDTVMQALPQVGNLGLLFMLLFFIYAALGVELFGKLECNDSNPCEGLSRHATFENFGMAFLTLFRVSTGDNWNGIMKDTLRECHPEERHCLAYLPWVSPMYFVTFVLMAQFVLVNVVVAVLMKHLEESNKEAKEDAEMDAEIAMEMAMEQQRRLSATSSNSSGAGTFVGPCPQSPGQEEAVKCGDEDAQQVSEKMSVSRMHSLPNDSYMFRPVRPASAPSPLEEVDGSAQDQHSGSLTSVRSQPCETRTLLRVPDLSPAHPRLLQIVNPPRIAPPVSHPSPRALRRQAAVKVDSAQVQTRDQQESASLHRPRPPSAASLFDPADEEVRHIISSARHRQIAQLGGGRESGVKAGRSHSLSPYADSTSLTPPPSSPRPSSRSPLGAESEERHLTKGFGVDPQGIPHESSLLSAGHLDDHRRHSIEVCLPQDGAASDERRLKAALHKGKGNFPMRVQSVGGGHRKKKTSPPCISIHPPSEREPPPSPPKLADCSMMLRRRTPSYDLTAHAPSIKQDALMDAQAHSPTCGGLSPAHVPLQTRSPTRTLTPSPSPAPTPAHPYAPLPPPTPAHPPIPISPNVFIQPHAPLVPRPFVQTRPLSPAALTRDCIPLPQFTFDRPQSTCSSDADPPPCASPFDNKLGTGAGFAAKNQRTAQ encoded by the exons AGCCCCGACAGTGGGAGGGGCCAGTGTCAATGGATGTGTTAATTGGAACCAGTACTACAACGTGTGTCGCCCTGGGGAGCGCAACCCTCATAAGGGAGCTGTCAACTTTGACAACATCGGCTACGCGTGGATTGCTATTTTCCAG GTCATCACGCTGGAAGGATGGGTGGATATCATGTACTATGTCATGGATGCTCATTCATTCtacaattttatatattttatacttcTAATTATT GTGGGATCTTTCTTCATGATCAACTTGTGCCTCGTGGTCATCGCCACCCAATTCTCAGAGACAAAGCAACGGGAGAACGCGCTGATGCGGGAGCAGCGCGCTCGCTACATGTCCAATGATTCCACGCTTGCCAGTTACAGTGAACCGGGCTCATGCTATGAGGAGATGCTGCGCTACATCAGTCACCTTTATCGCAAGTTCACGCGCAGGCTGCAGAGGATATACTCTGCATGGCACAG CAAACGGCGTAAAAAGGTGAATCCTAACGGCAGCGGTGCGGGCAGTAACGGCGGAGGGAACGGACACGGCCACGGCTCCAGCAGGGGCTCGGGCCCCGGTAGCGCTTTGTGGTTGAGGCCGATACACAGCCTGCTGCAGCACCATCAGCACCAGCACTGTCGGCTCCCCAACGGGGGGCAGCACGCGAGCGGCGTGGCGAGTACTGAACATTTGGCCGGAGAAGGCGGCGTCGCGGGAGCCGTGGAACTGGAGATGAAATCACTTCCTGTTAGTCAAGGAAGTCGGAATGGAAATAGCGGCGGCGGCAGTCAGTCGGTTGTCAGCCAAGGCATGGGGTCCTTGCTCCGGAGGCTGAACGGAGGCATGAACTACCCGACCATTCTGCCGTCGTTTGTGTGCAGCTACAGCAGCAAGACGCCGCCGCCTCACTCCCAGCAAGGCGCTTGCGCTCCGGGAGATCAGCATCCGCCCAACCACTCCGCATCCGAACATGCAGAAAAACTGAACAAGCTCTACCAGCTCGTGGGACAGCACA GTCACCAGAGTGTGCTGTACCAGCTGGCGGGCGTGGTACCAAGTCCACTGCTCCTGGAACTACTGAGCTGCCCTCTGTGTGCCCGCAGCTTGGAGACCTTGGAGCTGGAGTTGGGCGACTCGGAGGGTTGCAAGGGAGAAGGCGACGGACCGCATGACTTCCCCCAG GGAGGAGATCTGAGGGGCGGGAGAGGTCGGGGCAGGCGACACGGGCCTCCGGAGTACAAGAACGGAGCGCTTCGGGCATGGATGAAGTTCAGGGAGAAACTGAAGAGAATCGTGGAGAGCAAATATTTTAACCGGGGGATCATGATCGCCATCCTGGTCAACACTCTCAGCATGGGGATCGAGTACCACGAGCAG CCAGAGGAGTTGACGGATGTGCTGGAGATCAGCAACATCGTCTTCACGagcatgtttgttttggagatggGATTCATGCTGCTGGCTTTCGGCCTGTTTGGCTACATCAGGAATCCGTACAACATATTCGACAGCATCATTGTTATCATCAG CGTGTGGGAGATCATTGGTCAGGCCGACGGCGGGTTGTCGGTCCTGCGTACGTTCCGCCTGCTTCGAGTTCTCAAGTTGGTTCGCTTCCTTCCTGCGCTGAGGAGACAACTTGTAGTCCTGATGAAGACGATGGATAATGTGGCGACCTTCTGCATGCTTCTGATGCTCTTCATCTTCACCTTTAG CATCTTGGGTATGCATTTGTTTGGTTGCAAATTCAGCCTTCAGACAGATGACGGAGACACCATTCCCGACCGCAAGAACTTTGACACTCTATTGTGGGCAATCGTCACCGTATTTCAG ATTTTAACCCAGGAGGATTGGAACGTGGTGTTGTACAACGGGATGGCCTCCACCTCCCCGTGGGCGGCCCTCTACTTTGTTGCCCTGATGACATTTGGAAACTACGTGCTTTTCAACTTACTGGTGGCCATCTTGGTCGAGGGCTTTCAGGCTGAA GGCGACGCAAATCGCTCCGAGTCAGACGACGAGAAAAAGTCTGATAACTTTGAGGAAGACGAAAAAGTAGAGCAGCTCAGAGATACGG AGCTAAAAATGTACACGCTGATGATGACAGCCAATGGTCACGTCGACCCTCGCAGTTCCGTGGCTCCTCCCATCATCATGCGAACAGCAGCCACACCCATGCCCACCCCAAAGAGCTCCTTAGGTCCAGAGTCCTACCTGGAGGATGATGTCATGGCCCGAGAGGGAGTTCTGCGGTACGGAGAGGTCGACGCTCCCGAAGCGGGGACCGCCCGCCACGAGTCTCGCCGTGGAAGCTCCACCTCCATGGACGCCTTAACGTGCGATCAGAGATCTTTG AGCCACTCCAGTCCGGCACGCCGCTCCCCTCTCCTTCCTCGCGGGTCCAGCTCGTGGGGAAGCCGTCGTTCCAGCTGGAACAGCCTGGGAAGAGCGCCCAGCCTCAAAAGGCGAGACACCAGCGGCGAAAGAGAGAGTCTGCTGTCCGGAGAGAGAGCAGAGGACGAAGACGGCGCGGATGACGACGACGCCGACGCCGGCGGCTATGACAACCGAATTCAGCCGGACCCCTTGGACCTGTTGCAGGCCTCCGCTCTCTGCCCCGCCGTGGCCGCCCAATATGGCGACTGCAACGGGGGGAGCATGACTTACGCTTCCAATGTGAACACTGACTCCAAAGACGACTCCTTGCCGGAAGATGACATTGACGATGAC AGTTCTCTCTGCTACGTGATCAAGAAAGAGCTCGCCGACTTGAAACCTCGCTGGTGCAAAGACCACGAAGAATGGACGTTGTACTTGTTTTCCCCGGCAAACCC ATTCCGTGCGTGGTGCCAAAGTGTGAGCTCTCACAAACTGTTTGACCACGTGGTTCTGGTTTTCATCTTCCTCAACTGCATCACGATCGCTCTGGAAAGACCCAACATCCAGCCTCACAGCACG GAACGAATATTCCTCGGCGTGTCCAACTACGTTTTCACTGTGATCTTCCTCGCAGAGATGGCCATCAAG GTGGTAGCGCTCGGATTCTGTTTTGGGAAGCAGAGCTACCTTCAGTCCAGCTGGAACGTTCTGGATGGTGTCTTGGTGTTTGTGTCTCTGGTGGACATCCTGGTCTCGCTGGCATATTCCGGAGGCAACCGGATCCTGGGCATCCTCCGAGTTTTACGCTTGCTGCGCACATTGCGCCCGCTCAG GGTGATCAGTCGGGCGCCGGGATTAAAATTAGTGGTGGAGACACTCATCACTTCCCTTCGGCCTATCGGCAACATTGTCCTCATCTGCTGTGCTTTTTTCATCGTGTTTGGCATCTTGGGAGTGCAG CTATTCAAAGGGAAATTCTACCACTGCGAAGGTCCTAACACCAAAAATATCACCAACAAGTCAGACTGTCTCCTCGCCAACTACAGCTGGATACGAAGGAAGTACAATTTTGACAACCTGATTCag GCTCTCATGTCCTTGTTTGTCCTGTCATGTAAGGACGGCTGGGTCAATATCATGTACGACGGCCTGGACGCGGTGGGAGTGGACCAACAG CCCGTGAGGAACCACAACCCGTGGATGCTGCTCTACTTCATTTCCTTTCTGCTCATCGTCAGCTTTTTTGTCCTCAACATGTTTGTCGGCGTTGTGGTGGAGAATTTCCACAAGTGCCGACAGGaccaggaagaggaggaggcccgTTTACGGGAAGAGAAGAGGCTCAAAATCATAGAAAAAAAGCGCAGGAGTAAGGAGAATGGAGGGGCTG AGGCCAAACAGAGGCCCTACTATGCTGATTACTCCACCCCGCGTTTGACCATCCACACGCTGTGCACCAGTCACTACCTGGACCTCTTTATCACCTTCATCATATGCATCAATGTGTTCACCATGAGCATCGAGCACTACAATCAACCCCTG tatTTGGAGGAGGTTTTGAAGTACTGTAACTACGTGTTTACCTTCATCTTCGTCATTGAGGCCCTCCTTAAACTTGTGGCATTTGGGATTCACCGTTTTTTCAAAGACAG GTGGAACCAGCTGGATATAGCTATTGTGGCTTTGTCCATCATGGGCATCATCCTGGAGGAGCTGAAAATGAGTGCAGCTCTTCCGATAAATCCCACCATCATCCGAATTATGAGAGTACTCAGGATAGCACGAG TACTTAAACTCCTCAAGATGGCCACAGGAATGAGATCTCTGCTGGACACTGTCATGCAAGCGCTGCCACAG gTGGGGAATCTCGGTCTCCTCTTCATGCTGCTTTTCTTCATCTACGCCGCGCTGGGAGTGGAGCTCTTTGGCAAGCTCG AGTGCAATGACAGCAATCCCTGCGAGGGTCTCAGCCGTCACGCTACCTTTGAAAATTTTGGAATGGCCTTCCTGACACTGTTTCGAGTGTCCACCGGAGACAACTGGAATGGCATTATGAAA GACACGTTGCGAGAATGCCATCCAGAGGAGCGTCATTGTCTCGCCTACCTGCCGTGGGTCTCTCCCATGTACTTTGTCACCTTTGTGCTCATGGCCCAGTTTGTGCTGGTCAACGTGGTGGTGGCTGTGCTGATGAAGCACCTGGAAGAGAGCAACAAG GAAGCGAAAGAGGATGCGGAAATGGATGCGGAAATCGCCATGGAAATGGCTATGGAGCAGCAACGCAGATTGAGCGCGACTTCCAGCAACAGCTCAGGAGCAGGAACCTTTGTGGGGCCGTGTCCACAATCGCCCGGCCAG GAGGAAGCGGTGAAGTGCGGCGATGAGGATGCACAGCAAGTCTCCGAGAAGATGTCCGTATCCAGGATGCACTCGCTGCCCAATGACAGCTACATGTTCCGACCTGTGAGACCCGCGAGCGCCCCTTCccctctggaggaggtggacgGCAGTGCTCAGGACCAGCATTCGG GCTCGCTGACCTCAGTGCGTTCGCAGCCGTGCGAGACTCGAACTCTGCTGCGGGTTCCTGATCTTTCCCCCGCTCATCCCCGGCTGCTCCAAATCGTCAACCCGCCTCGCATCGCCCCGCCCGTGTCCCACCCGTCTCCTCGGGCCCTGCGCCGACAG GCGGCAGTTAAAGTGGATTCTGCGCAAGTCCAAACTCGTGATCAACAGGAGAG CGCCAGCCTCCACCGCCCCAGACCGCCTTCCGCCGCCTCCCTCTTCGACCCGGCCGACGAGGAGGTGCGTCACATCATCAGCTCGGCCCGCCACAGACAGATCGCCCAACTGGGAGGCGGGCGGGAGAGCGGAGTGAAAGCGGGCCGAAGCCACTCCCTCTCCCCGTACGCCGACTCCACCTCGTTGACTCCGCCCCCTTCATCGCCGCGGCCGTCGTCCAGGAGCCCGCTCGGAGCGGAATCGGAGGAGCGGCACTTGACGAAGGGCTTCGGCGTGGATCCGCAGGGGATCCCGCACGAGTCGTCGTTATTATCCGCCGGTCACCTTGACGACCATCGGCGGCACTCCATCGAGGTGTGCCTCCCGCAAGACGGCGCCGCCAGCGATGAGCGACGCTTGAAGGCGGCGCTCCACAAAGGGAAGGGCAATTTCCCGATGAGGGTGCAGTCGGTCGGGGGCGGACACCGGAAGAAGAAGACGAGCCCCCCGTGCATTTCCATCCACCCGCCTTCGGAGAGGGAGCCGCCGCCCTCCCCCCCGAAACTGGCCGACTGCAGCATGATGCTAAGACGAAGGACGCCGTCTTATGACTTGACTGCGCACGCGCCGTCAATCAAACAAGACGCTTTGATGGACGCGCAGGCACACTCGCCGACGTGTGGGGGGCTCTCTCCCGCCCACGTGCCGCTACAAACGCGCTCGCCGACACGCACGCTCACACCCTCGCCCTCGCCCGCCCCGACGCCCGCACACCCGTACGCTCCGCTGCCCCCGCCCACTCCGGCGCACCCGCCCATCCCCATCAGCCCCAACGTCTTCATCCAGCCTCACGCGCCTCTGGTCCCGAGGCCTTTCGTGCAGACGCGCCCCCTTTCGCCCGCCGCCCTCACGAGGGACTGCATCCCGTTGCCCCAATTCACCTTCGACCGCCCGCAGTCGACGTGCTCGTCGGACGCCGATCCGCCACCGTGCGCTTCACCTTTCGACAACAAACTGGGCACCGGTGCGGGATTCGCCGCCAAGAACCAGAGGACCGCCCAATGA